The genomic region GAATAATGTATTGAATATGCATTTAATGAGATAAAGACTTGGAATACAATGAGTAAAAGCCAACCCAATGGTCGGGTGGGATTGGGttctgtagacactcgattttgcacccatgatttaatcaaggaagatgattGGAATGATcatccatgtaccccaaaaatcaagattgcattacatgcatcaatttgttcttgaaTTACATGCATCAGTTCATTCatttcattgcatatcataaaaatgatcttgaggttctaacgGTCGCGACGGTATGTCCGATTCCCAAATCGGACtattggattgaaaaatatcacatgatcaagtttgcacggtttGCATGCATTGTATGGGGTGAAGCCGATCAcgtgtgattaattgaaattaattttgattggttaatgattacaattaattaaataaatttatgtgattggtggaatatttttcttaaagtgagaattgttgcatgggattaaaacaaataagctGATGATATTTAAAGACTATGGATAATTAGGCTTTTGAGATAATTATAttctaaataattattttaaaagtcataattatcactttggaatgaggtttattatataaaataactcTGAAATTCGTCCAAATACAGTCTTAGAGTtggaaaacacttcaaaaacGTGCTAATCAAGTAGCAGATTTTAGATTCACGTTCTGAGGCACTTTTGGTATAGTAGAACTCAAAATTAGGACTAGgctatttttgtaaaagttgtaGAAAATCGAATTTCCCTTCAGTTGTCAAAATTTCAGCTTAATCAGAATTTTGAGTAAAAACGATATGATCAAATTGCGAAACTGGTTCTGATCTGAAAAATCAACTTACTCTTatccaaatctttttttttttaggattttcccCCATACAttttttgctgattttttttttcaacattccAACCTCTAAATAGGGGATGCCTCTCAAAATTTAGGGAATTCTTTGGACGCTCAAGGAGGGACCTCTCTTAACACTTTTCACCCTCTAGAGagagaaacacttattttacaCTTTGAGAAGGCACACTCTTTCACACTCAAATTGATGATATTTGCTGATTCCCTATTTGatatttagggtttttaggtttcaaagataattgaataaatttctctaaaccctaaaacattttctcaagaacaagaagtgctccatgcaagaggttgtttgcAATCACTctattccttttccttttatgtttttctctATTATGATAATGCATGTTTTTCTTTATCCATAACATGAATTGTTAATCGTTGTGTTGTTAAagcatgatcttgatttttctatataattgttgtgatctctttcttaatttcaataatCTGCATATAACGGatcctttttcttaaaataaaaacagagctgcatctttcttagatgtagatctgaattttcctcaattaaaaatagatctgcatctttcttaaatgtagatctgaatttttcttcattaaaaatagatctgcatctttcttagatgtagatctgaatgtttcttaattaaaaatagatctgcatctttcttagatgttgatctaaatttttccttaattaaaaacggatctgcatcttttcgagatgtagatctgaatttttttcaaacaaaaatagatcttcatcttcattagatgcagatctgaatttttctcaaatcaaaaactgatttgtacaTTTCTtagatacaaatctgatttttttaacatatgcaGATTTTggaacaaagaaaaagattatgcatgattgtgtttatagttattttgttttgtttggttcatgtagcataaatttatttcatgaatgaaattctcttctcaaaaaatctttttcttgtattttacacatataaaaatagatctgatttttttatcaaaaaccatTTATCATGCAGATACCGAGAGGCCAGAATATGGAAGCAGACGAGATTGCAAAGATAGCCTCGTCAGAAGATGAACCAGCATGCACGGAGCTGACCATGGAGATATAAGAACGCCCCAGTATCGAAGAAATCTCGATATTCGCAGTCCAGGGAATAAATAGCTGGATGGCGCCAATCATATCTTTCCTCCAACACGGGCACCTCCCCCAGGACCCCAAGGACGCCAggaaaatcaagcaaagagcAACCAGATTCACCATTCTGAATGACCAACTATACAAAAGAGGTTATTCCCTACCATACTTGAAGTGTGTCGACGAGGATGAAGCCAGGTACATCTTAGAAGAAATACACGAAGGCGTGTGCGGGAACCACGCTGGCCCCAGATCCCTGGCGAGCAAAGTCATCCGAACAGGTTACTTCTAGCCAACCGTTCAAACAGACGCAGCGCAACTCGTCAAAAATTGTGACAAGTGTCAGAGATTTGGGAACATCCAGCGACTCCCGGCGGAGAAGTTGACGACCATATCATCCCCGTGGCCATTTGCACACGGGGAATCGACATCGTCGACCGCTACCCCCGGGAAAGGACAGTGTAAGATTCCTACTCGTcgcaattgattactttacaaaGTTGGGTCGAAGCCGAGGCAACGGCATCCATCACCGAAGCACGAGTCCGAAGCTTCGTGTGGAAAAGTATCATCTAGTTCGGGATATCCCATTGACGATTGTCACGTACAATGGGCGACAGCTTGATAACCAAGGCTTCAGAGATTTCTCGCTCCGCCTTCAAGATCAAAACCGGTTCTCATCCCCGGGCATCCACAAGAACCTGTAGACGGAAGTAACGAATCGACATTGCTCCGTGATGATCAAAACCAAGCCGAACGATGCGAAGGGTGCCCGGCCGGAGGAATTACCCAACGTGttgtgggcctacagaaccACGCAAGAACTCCAACGGGCGAAACCCCATTCAGGCTTACATATGGCACTTGAGCGCAATCCCTACCGAAGTGGGAGTAACCAGCATCAGGCGAGAAGCATTCCACGATAAAAGCAATAACCAACAGTTACGAGTAAACCTGGACTGCCTCGACGAGGTAAGAGACAGGGCCTCGGACAGGATAGCAGAATACCAGAAGAAAATGACCGAATACTACAATAGAAGAGTGAGGCTCAGACGACTCCACGTTGGTGACCTCGTCCTGCGGAAGGTGACGACAGCTACTAGAAACTCCacccaaggaaagctcggccccacatgggaaggaccttaccgAGTCACTCATTACTCCAGGCAAGGCAGCTATCACTTGGAAACCTTGGACGGGAAAGCGCTTCCtcgaccatggaacattgaACATTTAAAGAAGTACCATCAAAAGGTGTAACAAGCTAATGTATTCATCTTTctgaaattaataaaagcatTGCCTACAGTCGTGCTAACAGACCAGTCCATATTACTgacgaggcacaaagaatgtctccaaaAAATATCTAAGTAATGaaattccgcatcgacggatgtatattactgacgaggcacaaagaatgtctccaaaAAATATCTAAGTAACGaaattccgcatcgacggatgtatattactgacgaggcacaaagaatgtctccaaaAAAATATCTAAGTAATGAAATTCCGCGtcgacggatgtatattactgacgaggcacaaagaatgtctccaaaAAAATATCTAAGTAATGAAATTCTGCGTCGACGGATGTATATTATTgacgaggcacaaagaatgtctccgAAAAatatctaagtaataaaattccgcatcgacggatgtatattactgacgaggcaTAAAGAATGTCTCCAAAAAATATCTAAGTAATGGGATCTTGCaccgacggatgtacattaccgacgagacacaaagaatgtctcccaAAAGTCTAAGTAATGACAGGTGTGCATTACTGACGAGATAGAGAGATTGCCTCTAAAATTCTAAGTGAAAGAAATCCGCAATAACAGATGTATATTCTAAGCAAAGGCAACAAAACAAGTAGCTACAAAACCAAGAGCAGTGAGCAATTACTTTAAAGCAAAAATAGTATTCTCAAAATATGagtaaaattgttctcaaattaaaagcccaaaatacaaagggcacatcaaaaaaaaaaaaaaaaacaacaacaacacaaacagaaattataaaaagttttcattCGTCCTCTCTTTCATCAGTAGGAGGAACTTCAGCTGGGGTATTAGCATCAGGAGCAGATTGCTGCGCAGCCTCGTCAGCAGACATCTCTTTATCTACCTCCTCCATATCTAGCGTTTCCAAGTTTACTCCAGAGGGGTGTTTGATCAGGTATCTCCGCAGCAGCTCGAATCCCTTgaagtaccagctgaagaggACAGAGTTGTACTCTTCTGTTTGCTGGAAGCCCTCTATGGCCCTCGCAAGAACCCCTTCGCCTTTCCCGAGCAGAAAGCAAGTTGTTCGTCCTTCTCTAGAACCAACCGCCGCCCGCCCGAGGTCATCCCGAATTTTCCCGGCCTCTTCCCGCAAATATTGGCCTCACCCATGGCGGTtataagctccttcttcagctTTGAATTATCCATCTCCAAGATCGATATCTGCGATAAAGCAGACTCGACCTTGGCCTCCTGAGCTAAATACTCAGAGGAAAGATGAATACTCTCCCCCAACACCTGTAGAACACACAGGGAGgtcacattcaaaaaaaaagggagaaggaAGAAGTGAACGGGCATATGAAGCAAAAATGACACAAGGGCATTACCTGGACCAGCTTGTGCAAATGACGATCCACAAGGTCCTTTGCTGACGAGCCTGAGAAGACCCTCAAGTCCTCCGCCGTCACCACCTCACGAGCTCTGTGCACAGCAAGTTTCTCGTCGTCCCAAATTAATGACGAACGGGAATCAACTTTCTCCTTCCCCTTGTCTGAAGTTCGCTGCTTCTTAGAAGCAGGAGTGGGGATCTCCTTGATAGAGGCAGCAGGAGAGGCTGACCTCGTCGTGTCAGTCCCGGAGGCAAGATGCGTGATAAAAGCCGCAGAAGTAACCGGAGGGCCCTTCCCGGTAATGCGTACCACCTTCTTCCCGAGGTGGGATAAAGGTTCGTCCTTTTTTGCTCTCATCTTGTCATACATGCCTTTGTTAAATTTGGTCGTCATCTCTACAAGAAAggaacatataaaaaaaaaatgtgaaagaaacatacacgAGAAAGAAATACACGAggcgaaaattactttttttgccTTCAATCCTGAGGTTACGCAAGACGAAAGCAGAAGGTTCGGGGCCGAGGCAATAGAACGCGAGAGTGCGCGGATCTACAAGATCGTCCCAATCCTCAATTGTTCGCGCGTACTCGATCGCCTTCTCCACACGTTCCTTATATCTGCTCTTGAGCTTAGGACGCCTTTTTACTGCGCAAAACAATGAAcagagaagttaaaaaaaagaaaaaaaaaagaaagtcaagTTCAACGAAACTCGGGTGACGGGAATAAGTAATGACGCACCTAAGTTTGGGGTCCTCCATTGACGAGATAGCCTCGGGAGTTCACCCCAAACCCCTCCAGAGGGGGTTTCAAAATCGTCCCCCGACACAAAGAAGAACCGGGATTTCCAGTACCTAAAAGACGAGGGTAGATTTTGGACGATCCTGGTCCTCTTTTCCCATGGGACTAGCTCATAGTACCCGAACTTTTTAGACTCCTTTAGACGATACAAATAGGTGAGCTCGTCCACCCTAAGCTCTCCACCGTCCGTAATGCCAGCCATATTCCCATACAACGACCGCATTCTCCAGGAGTTAGGCATAAGTTGCCCTGAAGCAACGCCGTAACGATCTAACAACTCCATAAAAAAGGGATGGACCGGGAGCCTCAACCCGCAGATAAAGGAAGATTCATAAAAACAGACCTCCCCAGGGAAAGAATGACAAGCCCGATCCTCCTTGGTTGGCAAACGAACCCTAACCCGCTCCGGGAACTGAAATCTTTCCCTAAATCGACCTAATGTCTCAGAATCTAGCCCACATACCTCTCTAAGGGCGTGGAAAGCCCTGACCTCCTGGAAGGAAGAGACGGCGGTATCTCCCCCCACTGGGTCGTCACTAGATGACAACCCGGTCTCAAGCTCACTAGTCCTCACCTCAGACATCCCTTCCCACTCCCTTAACAAATTCCCCAACCAATTGACGGATAGACGAAGCAATGGCAACAAATTGGCCACCACCACTCCCAAACCGTTACCCTCTGAGACAAAACCCTCAAGGTTTGGGGAAACTTCTACAAACCCTCCTAAGCGCGCGAAAAGGAAAGAGACCGAAGGACAAATAACCCAAACCTCAGAACTATCTATCATAGAAAGaccaaagaagctaaaaaaaaaaaaaaaggaaagagggaaAAAGGGGGCATCAGAAtctcattattaaaaaaaaaaaagggaaaaagaaaggaaaaatcgAGAAGGGAAGAACGTACCTCGGATAGAGAAGCTAGAGAACCCTGCCTTGCACCAGCTTTGGAAAAATGGAGAAAGCGCACTAGTTCatagagaaaatcaaagaaatagaaaagagCACAAACAGGAAATTTTAGAagatgagaaacaaaaaagaagaggaaaagtgGGAGTTTTTAAACAAAGCCCAGAAAAAAACCGCAAATTAacgggaaacccaagggtcgcACAAAAGAAACAGTAACTGCGCCCACCAGTAAGCGCCACGTGGCAACAACCAGAATGGCGCCGCCACTACGCCTTTATTACAGCACGAAACCCCAAAAGTCATCTGCATCTCAAACGATTCGCATTCTGTGGACGACGTATTCGAACGATTCGCATCCTGTGGACGACGTGACGTGTCACGCCGACCACATGAtccgggggcatctgatgggaatGACAAGAATGGCTCACAGACGGGCATAATGCTACAGACGACCCATACCCCCATGACGAGATAAATATTGCCACGTCACTGACGAAGGCACCAAAATGATTCAATGCCAGCAGTAATACCTCGAGCGGTTACGACGCCAGCTGGGCAGACCGTTGGAAACATATTAAAGAACCATTACTCGGCCAGGAGCACCATTAAGCCAGGAATTAATGCCGCAACGGCCAGACaccaaaaaaaaggtatataaagGAGAAGGACCATCCACATAGGGGGGACACAATTGCATAAAGAACAAAGTAATTCCTTtataaaaactctattttctttttgggctaactttggcatcggaggtgttgtggcaggcaccacaccggtgaccgaGTAAAGAAACTTGTCTTATTCGCAGGAGTGACACAGTTATCGTTTGGACGGACTCCCACCGACTGGTGTTCATCTGGATGAACCTTCCTCAACtgacgatattctgcttcaacagtttttattttaggtagattgtaactaggacaaaaaaccatgtaattatttggtagtttgtagcTAGGGCCCAAAGTTATGTAATCTTCAATTTATCaaacttgtatttatttttatccaatcaataaaaatgaaacattttggtcatgtaaagttgtatttttttcttatttttttgtataaaaaataagtggcggctttacaccacttacccaaaaagagaagtGCCATAAAAAGCAatccaaaaatctctctttttttagagGCACTTTCGAGATCTCTCACAGTGGGGACTCCGCTGGGGATGTTGAGGGCTAAGTTTCgtattagacttaagtgaccaaatatGTACCCTTGTTTTGCATGGTCTTGCATGATATTGTtgcttgtttgtttatttatgattATTGAGATATAGtatgatattttgttttatgatattttgttgtatgtattgtttgttaaaagCTTTCCCTAATTGTCATAGTGTGTGCCATCCAAACAAATATGTATGTACCCCTTTTCAACAACTtgtggtggtagtaaccatggatcactGGTCTATATTAGATTTGAGTACCCAGTggtgaactcaccaactcatagcctaAAGTCACTGGATTATTTCTTGATGACTATAAAGGATAGACCATGCCGTTCAGACCAATgtaatgttcattacattacaagttgggaggtgtaacgtcCTAGCTATAGGAAACAATAAAGCAACAAACTTACCCTACAacgtaatgacttagaacctacccTTAGGTTGGTCCctgttaaaattgcattgcatgttgtgtgtgtttgttttgcttGCTTGGTTGATGCAGATGGTGACCTAGCTTTAATTGACCCAAGAAAGcctgttagagagagagagagagagagagagagagagagagagagagactattccagagagagagggggaagaatttGGTCAACATCTGAAGAAAGGCTGCAAAGAGGACCTAAGACCGACATTCAAGCCAGTAGCTCTAGTTCCAAGCTCTCACTCCCATCACGGTATTGAAGCCCATGAGCATAGAAGACACCCCGCTTCTACAACATCACAATCTCATATCTAACATACAAGATATTTCAAACCCCAACCAAATCTCCTAACATCCATAAacggggggagacacttcaaactcCAATCAAATTACCAAGCACCAACATACAGGGGGAGACACTTCGAATCTCAATCAAGCAACCCAATACCTACAAattggggggagggggagacACTTTGAACCCCAAACAAGCAACCCAATACCTATAaatgtgggggggggggggggaagacaCTTCGAACCCCAATCAAGTAACCCAACATCCataaatggggggagacacatCAAACCCAAGATACCGATCCTAATAAAAATTGCAAACATTACAAGGGgcgagacacttcaaacccccacaTTTGGAGACATACAACCTAGAGTCAAAGTCTACCGAGATTTCAACCCTTTGGATCACAAGTTCACCAAAAATCAAGCCCATCAAGCCCAAGGAAAGTTCAACCCTAATGAGtcaagaaagaattgaagatgTTCTCAACTCCATCCAAGAAGGTCAAGAGAAGACAAATGAAGAGCTAGCCCAAATCTCCCGGATTGCCAACTCTGCATTACAAGTTAGCTTAGCCAATCAAGCTATGCTCTCTACCTTGTGCAAGGATAATTCACCAGAACTCGAAGAGATCCCACACTTCCAATTTCTAAAGAAAAGAGCTAGAGATTTAAATGAGTTATCTTTCCAACTATCCTCTCCAATCAACAAGAACATGTCAATGGACTCAATCCCTAAGGAGGTAGTGCCTTATCACATCAGTAACAGTGTAGTCACAACCATCAACTAGCAATTTCAAGTGCTGAAGAAATTTTTCAGAGTTACACATGACTTTGAGCGAAACCTTGGAAAAATTACAAGTTAAGGGATTACTGAAGCCATTGGATCCCAAGCCAATACCACATCCCATGCCTAGAAGATACAATCCTAATGTTCATTGCAAATATCATCAGGGAGAAGGCCACACAACTGACAAGTGTTTTCACTTAAGGCATGATATTCAAGATCTGATCGACAAACAAGTCATTGCTCCACCATCATCAGCAAGTCATCCTGACTTTGTTTGaatttcattttggttctttggttttattgtttatttaggATTTGCTTTCTAGTTGGTTATTTGCTCAATAAAGTTCATGTAGTGTTTGAAGCATTTGATTCATTATGTTATtcatatgtaaataaataaaaaataaaaaataaaaaaagaaaaaagatttttttttttgtttttttttttgtttttttttttttgtaaatttgcaCTAGGGGCATTGTGCCTTCTTAGTAACCTTTTTCTAAAAACCCTTTTTTTGTGTTCCTTCAAagactccaaatttttttcaaaagctttcttttcaagagaatacaagaagaACCATTTGGCAAAACTTTTTCCAAATCATGATGATTAATGGCTCTACCAATCAATTTGTTCTAAAGAGGAATTTAACTTCCTTCAATCCATGTAAGGACTTGTGCTAAACATTCAAAATATGACAAGAAAAAGTCCTAAAAGGCAATCAAAGAAAGACATCCATTCATCCAAATTTCTCAAACCACATATACTCAGTCCCAatctttacagaattttttttcacatcattGGAGCATTTATATTTCTATtccaagaaaaatttattaaaggAGTTTAAGTCACTGTACTTACAAGAAAACATCACTAGGGATAGGAGGTCGTCTTCGATAACCCACATTATTCCTTGACATCTATTACAATAATTATCCATTACTAGCCAACTTGAGCCTTTAAACAGTTAGCATGTTTTTCAATGAACCCACCAAAAACTTAAACCTTGGGTGGGGAAATTAAGTATGCATGCTTAAATCTCAAGATGAGGAAGTGTTGACCTTATGGATCCAGCTCCACTTGGTAAGGTCCTCAATGAAGACAATATGACAAGTTAAGAAGGGAGAAATTCATCAAGTTCAGATAAGAGAGTCCATCAAAGTTAGGTAGAAAGGAAATCCATCAAGGAGAGATAAGATTTTGATAATGCATCAAACtgtgagaaaaaagagaaggccATCAAGCTAGAAAAGACTTCaacccaaaaagagagagagagagagagagagagagagagagagagtaagagagAAGTGAATGCAAGAATTTTCATCAAGTTGTGAGAGAATACTAATTCATCAAAAGACACAAGAGACATGAGATTTCATGAAAGATCATTCAAGTTGAAAAGGATGAGCAAAAATGAAGACTaatcaaaagcaaaattcaatcaaattgaggaagatgaggaaaagaaaaaaataagaaacatttcataaaaaaagGTGTTCAATCaagtcaagaaaaatgaaagtgcATTAGAAAGGATAATAGGGTATCATGGAGAAATACAAATTCATCCACGAAAGATGGAAGTCtgtcaaattgaaaaaaaaatgcagttgagtgaaagccaaaaaaattccaaaaaaaaaaaaaaaaaaaagctcgctagactaaaaacccaaaagggctgtctaggcaaaaattagagcaaaaaaaaaaaaagaagagagagaaaaaaagaagaaaaagaaaaaaagagtctactaggctgaaaacccgaaagggtgGTCTAGGCAAAAGTAAtggcaaaaacaaaacaaaaaatcaaagaattctTTCACAAAAAATGAGAGTCAGTTATTTGACCACAAGATAGGATGCTAAGAAGACCAAAAAGAGGAAGTTG from Castanea sativa cultivar Marrone di Chiusa Pesio chromosome 11, ASM4071231v1 harbors:
- the LOC142616384 gene encoding uncharacterized protein LOC142616384 — translated: MRRVPGRRNYPTCCGPTEPRKNSNGRNPIQAYIWHLSAIPTEVGVTSIRREAFHDKSNNQQLRVNLDCLDEVRDRASDRIAEYQKKMTEYYNRRVRLRRLHVGDLVLRKVTTATRNSTQGKLGPTWEGPYRVTHYSRQGSYHLETLDGKALPRPWNIEHLKKYHQKV